The following proteins are encoded in a genomic region of Pyrus communis chromosome 11, drPyrComm1.1, whole genome shotgun sequence:
- the LOC137708079 gene encoding F-box/kelch-repeat protein At3g23880-like — MSQMREGETLEDRVVEILSRLQPKSLMRFKCIRKSWCTIINSPSFVAKHLNNSVDNKLSSSTCILLSRSQPLVFPDNSWKPEVFWSMINLSIDSDEHNLYYDVEDLSIPFPLEDHDFVQIDGYCNGIVCVRAWKTLHLVNVLLCNPATRKFSQLPPSCLLQPSRPKRKFQLEAIVIGLGFGYDCKAKEYKVVQIIENCEYSDDEQYNYHRIDLPHTAEVYTTAANSWRKIKIDISSGTYDCSCSTYLKGFCYWFATDGEKYILSFDLGDEIFHRIQLPFWKESDFKFSNIFLCNESIASFCSCCDPSDEDATLCEIWLMDDYDRVKSLWTKLLTFGPLKGIENPFTFWKSDELLMVVSGGRATSYNSSTGNLNYLHIPPILNEVTGSQALIYVESMVPVK; from the coding sequence ATGTCCCAAATGCGTGAAGGTGAAACTCTTGAAGATAGGGTGGTCGAAATCTTGTCCAGGTTACAACCCAAGTCTCTGATGCGATTCAAATGCATACGCAAATCTTGGTGTACTATTATCAATAGTCCAAGTTTTGTGGCCAAACACCTCAACAATTCCGTGGACAACAAACTATCATCCTCCACTTGCATCCTTCTCTCGCGTTCTCAGCCTCTTGTTTTCCCGGACAACAGTTGGAAACCAGAAGTTTTCTGGTCCATGATTAATCTTTCCATTGATAGTGATGAGCACAACCTTTATTATGATGTTGAGGACTTAAGTATACCGTTTCCTTTGGAAGATCATGATTTTGTACAGATTGACGGTTATTGCAATGGGATTGTCTGTGTAAGAGCATGGAAAACTCTTCATTTGGTAAATGTTCTTTTATGTAATCCTGCAACGCGGAAATTCAGTCAACTTCCTCCTTCATGCCTTCTTCAACCTTCCCGTCCCAAGAGAAAATTCCAATTGGAGGCGATCGTCATAGGATTGGGATTTGGCTATGATTGCAAAGCTAAAGAATACAAGGTTGTgcaaattatagaaaattgtGAGTATTCAGATGATGAGCAATACAACTATCATCGTATTGATCTTCCTCACACGGCTGAGGTATACACCACGGCTGCTAACTCTTGGAGAAAGATCAAGATTGATATATCTAGTGGAACCTATGATTGTTCTTGTTCAACGTACTTGAAGGGATTTTGTTATTGGTTTGCAACCGACGGCGAGAAATACATACTTTCATTTGATTTAGGTGATGAGATATTTCATAGGATACAATTGCCTTTTTGGAAAGAATCCGATTTTAAGTTTTCTAATATCTTTCTTTGTAATGAAtcaattgcttctttttgctctTGTTGCGATCCAAGTGATGAGGATGCTACATTATGTGAAATATGGCTAATGGATGACTATGACAGAGTTAAGAGTTTATGGACTAAACTCCTAACCTTTGGACCTTTAAAAGGCATTGAGAATCCATTTACATTTTGGAAAAGTGATGAGCTTCTTATGGTTGTCTCTGGTGGAAGAGCCACCTCTTATAATTCTAGCACAGGAAATCTCAACTATCTTCATATTCCTCCTATTCTCAATGAAGTTACGGGTTCCCAAGCTCTTATTTATGTGGAAAGTATGGTTCCAGTCAAGTAA
- the LOC137707728 gene encoding uncharacterized protein, translated as MEGSNQRFQNIEASIKSLELQFGQLATQISDREKGRFPSQTVPNPRGTEDCCAIWTLRCSKSFDNHENCTKGNLLAVQNSAETAETAAEPANSVAKQNLASAKTVPNQVSERVYDPPLPYPERLIPKAKDQQLKDFIQTLAKVQINLPLLEAIKKIPSYAKFLKDVCTKKKKLVETKKIVLTEQCNAVLLHKLPPKKKDTSANVKLMPYSVFKRLGDGKLKSTSNIIQLADHSITYPRGVVEDVIVKVDNLYLPADFMVLDMDEDLTTPIILGRPFMATARTLIDVEAGTLTLRVEDQTVVFSLFEVITHPGDKKECMRVDALDGKQESRWKGHFLVTKVFQNGNVDIKVAYMENKEHPILESCTQQQGYELLPPRFTDLDSGYIAI; from the exons ATGGAAGGCAGCAATCAGAGATTTCAGAATATTGAGGCATCCATTAAAAGCTTAGAGTTACAATTTGGACAGCTAGCTACCCAGATTTCAGACAGAGAAAAGGGAAGGTTTCCAAGTCAAACGGTGCCTAATCCAAGAGGTACAGAGGATTGTTGTGCAATATGGACTTTACGGTGTAGTAAAAGTTTTGATAATCATGAAAATTGCACTAAAGGGAATTTGCTAGCAGTGCAAAATTCTGCAGAAACTGCAGAAACAGCGGCAGAACCTGCCAATTCTGTAGCAAAACAAAATCTGGCCAGTGCAAAAACTGTCCCAAATCAGGTTTCTGAGCGTGTTTATGACCCACCATTACCATATCCTGAACGGTTAATACCGAAGGCTAAGGATCAGCAGTTAAAAGACTTCATACAGACATTGGCTAAAGTTCAAATTAATTTACCATTGTTGGAAGCCATTAAAAAGATTCCTTCTTATGCCAAATTTTTGAAAGATGTTTGCACCAAGAAGAAAAAGCTCgtggaaacaaagaaaattgtgcTCACAGAACAATGCAATGCAGTTCTACTACACAAATTGCCTCCAAAGAAGAAAGATACAA GTGCTAATGTGAAATTAATGCCTTATTCTGTTTTTAAACGTTTGGGAGATGGAAAGCTGAAATCAACCTCCaacattattcaattggccgaccATTCAATTACCTATCCTAGAGGGGTCGTTGAAGATGTTATTGTTAAGGTTGACAATCTATATTTACCAGCAGATTTTATGGTGTTAGACATGGATGAGGATTTGACAACACCCATCATTTTGGGCCGCCCATTCATGGCAACAGCCCGGACTCTTATTGATGTTGAAGCAGGAACATTAACACTAAGGGTTGAAGATCAAACAGTTGTTTTCAGTTTGTTTGAAGTCATTACACATCCAGGTGACAAGAAAGAATGCATGCGTGTTGATGCATTAGATG GGAAACAAGAGTCTCGATGGAAAGGTCATTTTCTAGTTACTAAAGTTTTTCAGAATGGTAATGTGGACATCAAG GTTGCATACATGGAAAATAAAGAGCATCCTATACTGGAATCATGCACCCAGCAGCAGGGATATGAATTATTACCTCCCAGATTCACCGATCTGGACTCAGGGTACATTGCAATCTGA